Proteins co-encoded in one Paraburkholderia edwinii genomic window:
- the thiC gene encoding phosphomethylpyrimidine synthase ThiC encodes MNANPKFISAEAHVDAAAVEPLPNSRKVYVTGSQPDIRVPMREITQADTPTGFGGEKNPPIYVYDTSGPYTDPDARIDIRAGLPALRQRWIEARGDTVSLDGLSSDYGRERAADPATAQLRFPGLHRTPRRAVAGANVSQMHYAKKGIVTPEMEYIAIRENQRRAEYLESLRTSGPNGAKLAAMMGRQHPGQAFGATAFGAAAPGANALKEITPEFVREEVARGRAIIPANINHPESEPMIIGRNFLVKINANIGNSAVTSSIGEEVDKMTWAIRWGGDTVMDLSTGKHIHETREWIIRNSPVPIGTVPIYQALEKVNGKAEDLTWEIFRDTLIEQAEQGVDYFTIHAGVRLQYVPLTANRMTGIVSRGGSIMAKWCLAHHRESFLYEHFEDICEIMKAYDVSFSLGDGLRPGSIYDANDEAQLGELKTLGELTQIAWKHDVQVMIEGPGHVPMQLIKENMDLQLEWCDEAPFYTLGPLTTDIAPGYDHITSGIGAAMIGWFGTAMLCYVTPKEHLGLPNKDDVKEGIITYKLAAHAADLAKGHPGAQVRDNALSKARFEFRWEDQFNLGLDPDKAREFHDETLPKDSAKVAHFCSMCGPHFCSMKITQDVREFAAQQGVSDDEALRKGMEVKAVEFVKSGAEIYQRQ; translated from the coding sequence GTGAACGCCAACCCGAAGTTCATTTCCGCCGAAGCGCATGTCGATGCAGCTGCCGTCGAGCCGCTGCCGAATTCGCGCAAGGTTTACGTCACCGGGTCGCAGCCCGATATTCGCGTGCCGATGCGCGAGATCACGCAAGCCGATACGCCGACCGGCTTCGGCGGCGAGAAGAATCCGCCGATCTATGTCTACGACACGTCGGGCCCGTACACGGACCCCGACGCGCGCATCGATATCCGCGCCGGCCTGCCCGCGCTGCGCCAGCGCTGGATCGAAGCGCGCGGCGACACCGTGTCGCTCGACGGCCTGTCGAGCGATTACGGTCGCGAACGCGCAGCCGACCCGGCCACCGCGCAATTGCGCTTCCCGGGCCTGCACCGCACGCCGCGCCGCGCCGTAGCCGGCGCGAACGTGTCGCAAATGCACTATGCGAAGAAAGGCATTGTCACGCCCGAAATGGAGTACATCGCGATTCGCGAAAACCAGCGGCGTGCCGAATACCTCGAAAGCCTGCGCACGAGCGGCCCGAACGGGGCCAAGCTCGCCGCGATGATGGGCCGCCAGCATCCGGGCCAGGCGTTCGGCGCAACCGCATTCGGCGCAGCGGCGCCCGGCGCAAATGCGCTGAAGGAAATCACGCCCGAGTTTGTGCGCGAGGAAGTCGCGCGCGGCCGCGCAATCATTCCAGCCAACATCAATCACCCGGAAAGCGAGCCGATGATCATCGGCCGCAACTTCCTTGTGAAGATCAACGCGAACATCGGCAATTCGGCCGTCACGTCGTCGATCGGCGAGGAAGTCGACAAGATGACCTGGGCGATCCGCTGGGGCGGCGACACGGTCATGGACCTGTCGACCGGCAAGCACATTCATGAAACGCGTGAATGGATCATCCGCAATAGCCCGGTGCCGATCGGCACGGTACCGATCTATCAGGCCCTCGAGAAGGTGAACGGCAAAGCCGAGGATCTGACGTGGGAAATTTTCCGCGACACGCTGATCGAGCAGGCCGAACAGGGCGTCGACTACTTCACGATTCACGCGGGCGTGCGCCTGCAATACGTGCCGCTCACCGCGAACCGGATGACGGGCATCGTGTCGCGCGGCGGCTCGATCATGGCGAAGTGGTGTCTCGCGCATCATCGCGAGTCGTTCCTCTATGAGCACTTCGAGGACATCTGCGAAATCATGAAGGCGTACGACGTGAGCTTCTCGCTCGGCGACGGCCTGCGTCCCGGCTCGATCTACGACGCCAACGACGAAGCGCAACTCGGCGAACTGAAGACGCTCGGCGAGCTCACCCAGATCGCGTGGAAGCACGACGTGCAAGTGATGATCGAAGGCCCGGGCCATGTGCCGATGCAGTTGATCAAGGAGAATATGGACCTGCAGCTGGAATGGTGCGACGAAGCGCCGTTCTACACGCTCGGGCCGCTCACGACCGACATCGCGCCGGGCTACGATCACATCACGTCGGGTATCGGCGCCGCGATGATCGGCTGGTTCGGCACCGCGATGCTCTGCTACGTGACGCCGAAGGAACACCTCGGCTTGCCGAACAAGGACGACGTGAAGGAAGGCATCATCACGTACAAGCTTGCGGCGCACGCGGCCGATCTGGCAAAGGGTCATCCGGGCGCGCAGGTGCGCGATAACGCGCTCTCGAAGGCGCGCTTCGAATTCCGCTGGGAAGATCAGTTCAACCTCGGCCTCGATCCGGACAAGGCGCGCGAATTCCACGACGAAACGCTGCCGAAAGATTCCGCCAAAGTTGCACACTTCTGCTCGATGTGCGGACCGCACTTCTGCTCGATGAAAATCACGCAGGACGTGCGTGAGTTCGCCGCGCAACAGGGTGTGAGCGACGACGAAGCGCTGCGCAAAGGCATGGAAGTGAAGGCCGTCGAGTTTGTGAAGAGCGGCGCCGAGATTTATCAGCGGCAGTAA
- a CDS encoding glycine zipper 2TM domain-containing protein — protein sequence MKSLKRIGACAAMAIFVAGLSACGDMSRQGRDTAVGAGVGAAAGAAIGGTGLSTVGGAAAGGLIGHEVGK from the coding sequence ATGAAATCGTTGAAGCGAATCGGAGCGTGTGCAGCAATGGCGATCTTCGTCGCGGGTCTCTCGGCGTGCGGTGACATGTCGCGTCAAGGGCGCGATACAGCGGTTGGCGCAGGTGTCGGCGCGGCGGCCGGCGCGGCGATCGGCGGCACGGGTCTGTCGACGGTGGGTGGCGCCGCGGCGGGCGGTCTTATCGGTCATGAGGTTGGCAAGTAG
- a CDS encoding L-lactate permease, protein MFHQLLTPIGNSLFPSFIVAALPIIVVLILLGWARRPAWQASLAGLIVGLIVAIFVWQFPVGLAINSVVAGAVFAVWPVMWIVVTAILLYNISVRSGRFAAFRMWLIDHLPNDRRIVLVVVGFSFGALLEGISGFGTPIAITSSLLIMMGFPTLEALTFTLIFNTAPVAFGALGVPITVLGAVTHLPADTLGKMVGRQLPFFAFLLPFYVMAVYAGFRKMAAIWPVLLVSGGSFALTQFITSNYINYSLTDVLSSLVSLVVTILFLRVWRPAPDPEFAINIDRANEVRSEISGVQGWYPWLIVSAVVIIWTVAKIFLIGDVKVPWPGLDKAVFITLYNQPYGAIWDFQPLATGTAILVAAIITSFVVGLKPSEFGRAVVDTWVQTRIAIFTVATIVGLAYLMNYSGLNYTLGLGVASVGAFFPLVSAFLGWVAVFLSGSDTSGNALFGNLQVVAANQLGLHPVLMAATNSSGGVMGKMISPQNISTGVATTELKGKEGVVFAKTFKHSIFLTIVLGVLVWLQQNYLQGMIPH, encoded by the coding sequence ATGTTTCACCAGCTGTTGACGCCTATCGGTAACTCGCTGTTCCCGTCGTTCATCGTTGCCGCTTTACCCATCATCGTGGTACTCATCCTGCTCGGCTGGGCTCGTCGGCCCGCGTGGCAGGCCTCGCTTGCGGGCCTGATCGTCGGCCTTATCGTCGCGATCTTCGTGTGGCAGTTCCCGGTCGGACTCGCGATCAACTCAGTCGTCGCGGGCGCGGTGTTCGCAGTCTGGCCCGTGATGTGGATCGTGGTGACCGCGATCCTGCTGTACAACATCTCGGTGCGCTCGGGCCGCTTCGCCGCCTTCCGGATGTGGTTGATCGACCACCTGCCTAACGACAGGCGCATCGTGCTCGTCGTGGTCGGCTTCTCGTTCGGCGCACTGCTCGAAGGCATCTCGGGCTTCGGCACGCCGATCGCGATCACGAGTTCGCTGCTCATCATGATGGGCTTCCCGACGCTCGAAGCACTGACCTTCACGCTGATCTTCAACACCGCGCCCGTTGCGTTCGGCGCGCTCGGTGTGCCGATCACGGTGCTCGGCGCAGTCACGCACCTGCCTGCCGACACGCTCGGCAAGATGGTCGGCCGCCAGTTGCCGTTCTTCGCGTTCCTGCTGCCGTTCTATGTGATGGCCGTGTATGCGGGCTTCCGCAAGATGGCGGCGATCTGGCCGGTGCTGTTGGTGTCGGGCGGCAGCTTTGCGTTGACGCAGTTCATTACGTCGAACTACATCAACTACAGCCTGACCGACGTGCTGTCGTCGCTCGTGTCGCTCGTCGTCACGATCCTGTTCCTGCGCGTGTGGCGCCCCGCCCCCGATCCGGAATTCGCGATCAACATCGATCGCGCGAACGAAGTGCGCAGCGAGATCAGCGGCGTCCAGGGCTGGTATCCGTGGCTGATCGTATCGGCGGTCGTGATCATCTGGACCGTCGCGAAGATCTTCCTGATCGGCGATGTCAAGGTGCCGTGGCCGGGCCTCGACAAAGCGGTCTTCATCACGCTCTATAACCAGCCGTACGGCGCGATCTGGGACTTCCAGCCGCTTGCGACCGGCACTGCGATTCTCGTCGCCGCGATCATCACGTCGTTCGTCGTCGGCCTGAAGCCGTCGGAGTTCGGCCGCGCGGTGGTCGATACGTGGGTGCAGACGCGTATCGCGATCTTCACGGTCGCGACGATCGTCGGCCTCGCGTACCTGATGAACTACTCGGGTCTCAACTACACGCTGGGTCTCGGCGTGGCATCGGTCGGCGCATTCTTCCCGCTCGTGTCCGCGTTCCTCGGCTGGGTCGCGGTGTTCCTGTCGGGCAGCGATACGTCTGGCAATGCGCTGTTCGGCAACCTGCAGGTGGTCGCCGCGAATCAGCTGGGTCTGCATCCGGTGCTGATGGCCGCGACCAACTCGTCGGGCGGTGTGATGGGCAAGATGATCTCGCCGCAAAACATCTCGACCGGTGTCGCGACGACGGAACTGAAGGGCAAGGAAGGCGTCGTGTTCGCGAAGACCTTCAAGCACTCGATCTTCCTCACGATCGTGCTCGGCGTTCTTGTGTGGCTGCAGCAGAACTACCTGCAAGGGATGATCCCGCATTGA
- a CDS encoding DMT family transporter yields MRARPDSTARDVPPMTPVNIVQLTILAALWGASFLFIRIGVSDFDVAPLMALRVGIGALFLLVVLIIRRPLRESIDTLKRRAWPLVVVGVLNSAAPFCLFAYAELTLSAGVTSVINATTPLWGALVAFVWLKDRLSTLRSIGLAIGFAGVLMLVWDQIVAPSSGTVATPATTALAAAAALGATLLYGIAASYTKRHLMGVDALTVATGTMIGATVVLLPLAIAQWPAAPISLHAWTSVLGLGIGCTGIAYMLYFHLIAVAGPARAMTVTFVIPLFGILWGALFLGERVSAGMLAGCAVILVGTALSTGVVKRLPGFGARGGATAAAADKR; encoded by the coding sequence ATGCGTGCGCGTCCCGACTCAACTGCGCGTGACGTCCCGCCCATGACTCCAGTCAATATCGTTCAGCTGACAATTCTCGCCGCGCTCTGGGGCGCTTCGTTTCTCTTTATCCGCATCGGCGTGAGCGACTTCGACGTCGCGCCGTTGATGGCGCTGCGCGTCGGCATCGGTGCGCTGTTTCTTCTCGTCGTGCTGATTATCCGGCGGCCGTTGCGCGAGTCGATCGATACGCTCAAGCGGCGCGCGTGGCCGCTCGTGGTTGTAGGCGTGCTGAATTCGGCCGCGCCGTTTTGCCTCTTTGCCTATGCGGAGCTCACGCTGTCGGCCGGTGTGACGTCGGTGATCAACGCGACCACGCCGCTGTGGGGCGCGCTCGTCGCGTTCGTATGGCTGAAGGACCGTTTGAGCACGCTGCGCAGCATCGGCCTCGCGATCGGCTTCGCCGGCGTGCTGATGCTGGTCTGGGATCAGATCGTCGCGCCGAGCTCGGGCACCGTCGCCACGCCCGCGACGACGGCGCTCGCGGCCGCCGCGGCGCTTGGCGCAACGCTGCTGTACGGCATCGCGGCGAGCTATACGAAGCGGCATCTGATGGGCGTCGACGCATTGACGGTCGCAACCGGCACGATGATCGGCGCGACCGTCGTGCTGCTGCCGCTCGCCATCGCACAATGGCCGGCGGCGCCGATCTCGCTGCACGCGTGGACATCGGTGCTCGGCCTCGGCATTGGCTGCACCGGCATCGCGTATATGCTGTACTTCCATCTGATCGCGGTCGCCGGTCCCGCGCGAGCCATGACCGTGACGTTTGTGATTCCTCTGTTCGGCATTCTGTGGGGCGCGCTGTTTCTTGGCGAACGCGTGTCGGCCGGCATGCTCGCGGGCTGCGCGGTGATTCTCGTCGGCACCGCGCTCTCGACCGGCGTTGTCAAGCGCCTTCCTGGGTTCGGTGCCCGCGGTGGCGCGACCGCCGCCGCAGCCGATAAACGTTGA
- the bamC gene encoding outer membrane protein assembly factor BamC, with translation MTDLRLTKRFAALLMAGGLVAGCGTSSPTKIDYKSDQKSKEVSLAIPPNMIDETADQRSLPPQGGQTSLSALQQVQSTAPTDTPVVPSVSGMHIQRDGTESWLVVDSESPDQVWPQVRRFWQEQGFLLVVDDRKRNVMETDWNETHPAINDGLIRSTLTKALGNSYVTAERNKYRTRLEAAPNGGTYVFVSQKGLREQLTGANNDSSTWAVKPNDPALEAEYLKRLMASIAQAQARANPSGTTGGDIQNVALSPAGAQTAPNVAAGAGAGAGATGANSAAAATAAQNVALAAQTPTADERAVNGSAVNAGPSAQYSNDELMLGEPYDRAWLRVGLALDRSNFTVDDRDRTKGIYFVRYVDPKDMTSAEQGFWSQVFHGRKEKVAKQYRVNVRAITPNQTRVAIIDDKGSVDKSPQATQIMSLMIDQLH, from the coding sequence CTGGTCGCCGGCTGCGGCACGTCGTCGCCGACCAAAATCGACTACAAAAGCGACCAGAAATCGAAGGAAGTGTCGCTTGCCATTCCGCCGAACATGATCGACGAGACCGCCGATCAGCGTTCGCTGCCGCCGCAGGGCGGTCAGACGTCCCTCTCCGCGCTGCAGCAGGTGCAGAGCACGGCGCCGACCGACACGCCCGTGGTGCCGTCGGTGTCCGGCATGCATATCCAGCGCGACGGCACCGAAAGCTGGCTCGTCGTCGACAGCGAGTCGCCGGACCAGGTGTGGCCCCAGGTGCGCCGCTTCTGGCAGGAACAGGGCTTCCTGCTGGTCGTCGACGACCGTAAGCGGAATGTGATGGAAACGGACTGGAACGAAACGCATCCGGCCATCAACGACGGTCTGATCCGCAGCACGCTGACGAAGGCGCTGGGCAATTCGTACGTGACGGCCGAGCGCAACAAGTACCGCACGCGTCTCGAGGCGGCGCCGAACGGCGGCACGTATGTGTTCGTGAGCCAGAAGGGGCTGCGCGAACAGCTGACCGGCGCGAACAACGATTCGAGCACCTGGGCGGTCAAGCCGAACGATCCGGCACTCGAAGCCGAATATCTGAAGCGCCTGATGGCGTCGATCGCGCAGGCGCAGGCGCGCGCGAACCCGTCCGGCACGACGGGAGGAGATATCCAGAACGTCGCGCTGTCGCCGGCGGGCGCGCAAACGGCGCCGAATGTGGCTGCAGGTGCAGGTGCAGGCGCAGGCGCCACCGGTGCGAATTCCGCCGCTGCCGCCACGGCCGCGCAAAACGTCGCGCTCGCCGCGCAGACGCCGACGGCTGACGAGCGGGCCGTCAACGGCAGCGCCGTCAACGCCGGCCCGAGCGCGCAGTACTCGAACGACGAGCTGATGCTCGGCGAACCGTACGATCGCGCGTGGCTGCGCGTGGGGCTCGCGCTCGATCGCAGCAACTTCACGGTTGACGATCGCGACCGTACGAAGGGTATCTACTTCGTCCGTTACGTCGATCCGAAAGACATGACCTCTGCCGAACAGGGCTTCTGGAGCCAGGTCTTCCACGGCCGCAAGGAGAAAGTCGCGAAGCAATATCGCGTGAACGTGCGTGCGATCACGCCGAACCAGACGCGGGTTGCCATCATCGACGACAAGGGCTCGGTCGATAAGTCGCCGCAGGCGACGCAGATCATGTCGCTGATGATCGATCAGCTGCACTGA